A region from the Arcanobacterium buesumense genome encodes:
- the gmk gene encoding guanylate kinase: protein MTILEGHAFVVCGPTAVGKGTILQEVLAQDPNLWYSVSATTRAPRPGEIDGVHYLFVSAEEFDDLVAHDGMLEWAVVHKIHRYGTPRKPVEEAMAQGKNVILELDLDGARQVRQSMPQVRQIFIAPPSWEELEARLRGRGTESEEEQERRLATARTELAAQDEFDDVIVNDTVANATAKLLQIFSQSTVN from the coding sequence ATGACTATTTTAGAAGGGCATGCTTTTGTTGTTTGTGGCCCTACTGCCGTTGGCAAGGGGACAATTCTACAAGAAGTGTTAGCGCAAGATCCGAATTTGTGGTACTCAGTTTCTGCAACTACGAGGGCTCCGCGTCCTGGAGAGATTGACGGAGTTCATTATCTTTTTGTTTCTGCTGAGGAATTTGATGATTTAGTTGCGCACGACGGAATGCTTGAATGGGCTGTGGTTCATAAAATTCATCGGTATGGAACGCCCCGAAAACCTGTTGAAGAAGCAATGGCCCAAGGGAAGAATGTTATTTTAGAGCTTGATTTAGACGGCGCCCGTCAAGTCCGCCAATCAATGCCTCAGGTGCGTCAGATATTTATTGCGCCGCCATCATGGGAAGAGCTTGAAGCGCGGTTACGTGGACGAGGAACCGAAAGCGAAGAAGAACAAGAACGGCGATTAGCTACAGCGCGCACGGAATTGGCTGCTCAAGACGAGTTCGATGATGTTATCGTTAACGATACAGTGGCTAATGCCACCGCTAAGTTACTGCAAATTTTTTCGCAATCCACGGTAAACTGA
- the coaBC gene encoding bifunctional phosphopantothenoylcysteine decarboxylase/phosphopantothenate--cysteine ligase CoaBC, whose amino-acid sequence MNSKNVSQRASQSGGLSHAAPRILFGVTGGIAAYKAVTAIRRLRQWGADVVVVPTHAALDMVGKTTWEAISGNRVHVDVSENANDVVHVNTGAQADLLVIAPATANTIAKLAHGLADNLLTASALVATCPRLIAPAMHTQMWMHPATKDNIATMRRHGWELIGPETGQLTGSDIGPGRMSEPEDIAQRAIDILTERGFGTPAQPAETGQNWVISAGGTHEAIDPVRYIANHSTGIMGVELANAARARGHHVTLVAANLSADVLARCAPDIDVIPVVSALDVHDAMLRQTPRADVVIMAAAIGDFRVDQSTTKIKRGESLTIELKANPDILHEIAINRAKQDQCVIGFAAETGDEKKTYIDYGIAKAKRKGADLLVINQVGDGIGFGNVDTNVTIVSGKGQIVANATGSKPDVAEQIIETISHYLP is encoded by the coding sequence ATGAACAGCAAAAACGTGAGCCAACGAGCCTCCCAATCGGGGGGCTTGTCTCATGCCGCCCCTAGGATTCTGTTCGGTGTGACCGGAGGTATCGCTGCTTATAAGGCTGTAACAGCGATCCGACGACTACGTCAATGGGGGGCAGATGTCGTCGTCGTCCCAACGCACGCCGCGTTAGACATGGTAGGTAAAACTACATGGGAAGCAATTTCAGGGAATCGTGTACACGTCGATGTTTCAGAAAATGCCAACGATGTTGTTCACGTTAATACCGGAGCTCAAGCAGATCTTTTAGTGATAGCTCCGGCAACGGCAAATACTATTGCGAAACTTGCTCACGGTTTGGCAGATAATCTTTTAACGGCTTCCGCCCTTGTTGCCACGTGTCCTCGGCTTATTGCTCCGGCAATGCATACCCAAATGTGGATGCATCCTGCTACCAAGGACAACATTGCAACAATGCGGCGCCATGGATGGGAACTAATCGGACCTGAAACTGGACAGCTCACGGGATCTGATATTGGACCGGGCCGGATGAGCGAGCCGGAGGACATCGCCCAGCGAGCGATTGATATCCTCACTGAACGCGGCTTTGGGACACCGGCTCAGCCGGCTGAAACAGGTCAAAATTGGGTGATCTCTGCCGGAGGGACGCATGAAGCTATTGATCCTGTCCGGTATATTGCCAATCATTCAACCGGCATTATGGGCGTCGAATTAGCAAATGCCGCGCGGGCTCGAGGGCACCACGTTACCCTTGTTGCTGCTAACCTCAGTGCTGATGTTCTTGCTAGATGTGCTCCAGATATTGATGTCATCCCAGTTGTCTCAGCGCTCGATGTTCACGATGCTATGCTTCGTCAAACTCCGCGAGCCGATGTCGTCATTATGGCAGCAGCAATTGGAGATTTCCGCGTTGATCAATCCACTACAAAGATAAAACGTGGAGAGTCTTTAACTATTGAACTAAAAGCTAATCCCGATATTTTACACGAAATTGCTATCAATCGTGCGAAACAAGATCAATGTGTAATCGGATTTGCCGCCGAAACTGGCGATGAAAAAAAGACATATATTGACTACGGGATCGCAAAGGCTAAACGCAAAGGAGCAGACCTGCTTGTTATTAACCAAGTAGGTGATGGTATTGGATTTGGGAATGTTGATACAAATGTGACGATTGTGAGTGGGAAAGGTCAAATCGTTGCGAATGCAACTGGCTCTAAACCCGATGTCGCCGAGCAAATCATCGAAACGATCTCGCACTACCTGCCCTAA
- the efp gene encoding elongation factor P, which yields MATTNDLKNGMVLKIDNQLWQVVEFQHVKPGKGPAFVRTKLKNVLSGKNVDKTFNAGVKVETATVDRRDMQYLYNDGSDFIFMDLDNYEQLPVSADIVGDAKNYMLENSNAIVAMHDGAVLFIELPASVVLEVTYTEPGLQGDRSNSGTKPATVETGYELQVPLFLEQGTKIKVDTRTGEYINRA from the coding sequence GTGGCAACCACAAACGATCTCAAAAATGGCATGGTGCTAAAGATTGACAACCAGCTTTGGCAAGTTGTCGAATTTCAGCATGTTAAGCCTGGCAAAGGACCAGCATTCGTACGTACGAAATTAAAGAATGTTCTTTCCGGAAAGAATGTTGATAAGACATTCAATGCAGGAGTTAAAGTCGAGACGGCAACGGTTGATCGCCGAGATATGCAGTACTTGTACAATGATGGATCTGACTTCATTTTTATGGATCTTGATAACTACGAGCAGCTTCCGGTTAGTGCTGACATCGTTGGCGATGCGAAGAACTACATGTTAGAAAACTCTAACGCCATTGTTGCTATGCATGACGGGGCAGTGCTCTTCATTGAACTGCCTGCTTCAGTTGTTTTGGAAGTTACATACACCGAGCCTGGTCTTCAAGGAGATCGCTCAAATTCTGGCACAAAACCAGCAACTGTTGAAACTGGTTATGAGCTTCAAGTCCCACTTTTCTTGGAGCAAGGAACCAAGATCAAGGTTGATACCCGTACCGGCGAGTACATTAACCGCGCCTGA
- a CDS encoding AAA family ATPase: MQSVIIIGPDGAGKTTLVRALAQAGFTAGDVDLMVADTLEVSLADMYTVVDSHLRYQVMASIVRALFDDIASESDSVFALALPADFFEYRDLSEELEKLRCLDVVLVVGLEAGIDQLMKRLGLSGPRVTTIVLPRKELSVQLARRMPVYREHADEMIDTSRYDAQEAGELVAQRVIMLINNAS; the protein is encoded by the coding sequence ATGCAATCAGTTATTATTATCGGGCCGGATGGAGCAGGAAAAACGACGCTAGTACGTGCGTTGGCTCAAGCAGGCTTCACCGCTGGCGATGTTGATCTGATGGTTGCTGATACTCTTGAGGTGAGTTTGGCGGATATGTACACCGTGGTTGATTCGCATCTGCGGTATCAGGTTATGGCTTCGATAGTACGAGCGTTGTTCGACGATATCGCGAGCGAATCAGATAGTGTATTTGCATTAGCGCTACCGGCAGATTTTTTCGAATATCGAGATCTTTCAGAAGAATTAGAAAAATTGCGGTGCTTAGACGTTGTCTTAGTTGTCGGGTTAGAAGCTGGTATTGACCAACTAATGAAACGTCTTGGTTTATCTGGCCCGCGGGTAACAACAATAGTTTTGCCGCGTAAAGAGCTGTCCGTACAGTTAGCTCGGCGGATGCCAGTTTATCGCGAACATGCTGATGAAATGATCGATACATCACGTTATGATGCTCAAGAAGCCGGTGAGCTTGTGGCTCAACGCGTAATTATGCTCATAAATAACGCGTCTTAA
- the nusB gene encoding transcription antitermination factor NusB — MSTEQQKHERRNNRRKGRSLQRQRALDVLYEADVRGTGEDLPQLLAERIQISPAQQPIQEYGQLIVSTYSEWADDVDSMIEAASPQWALSRMSVVDRSLLRIGATELMYLDVPVAIVVKEITSLVRDFSTDKAVGFTMGVLNRIAEIRSAETAGL; from the coding sequence ATGAGTACTGAACAGCAAAAGCATGAGCGTCGGAATAATCGTCGTAAAGGACGCTCGTTACAACGCCAGCGTGCTCTCGATGTTCTTTACGAAGCTGATGTACGTGGTACTGGTGAAGATCTGCCACAGCTTTTAGCTGAGCGTATTCAGATATCTCCAGCCCAGCAACCTATTCAGGAGTACGGTCAGCTTATCGTTTCGACCTATAGTGAATGGGCTGACGATGTTGATTCGATGATTGAGGCAGCTTCGCCGCAATGGGCACTATCTCGAATGAGTGTCGTTGATCGTAGCTTGTTACGAATCGGCGCAACTGAGTTGATGTACCTTGACGTCCCAGTAGCTATTGTGGTTAAAGAAATTACGTCACTTGTACGCGATTTCTCTACTGATAAAGCTGTTGGATTCACGATGGGTGTACTCAATCGAATCGCAGAAATCAGGTCTGCTGAGACAGCGGGGCTTTAG
- the aroC gene encoding chorismate synthase: protein MMRWSTAGESHGRQLVALVEGLPAGIVVSTAGLRAELARRRTGYGRGARQKFEQDQCRFIAGVRHGKTLGSPIAIEILNSEWPRWEVVMDPDQVDPMLLRQADGQGDSRELARHKRLTKPRPGHADLTGILKFGFDDTRNVLERASARETVARVAAGYVAKAFLEQVAGIKIIGHVVGVGERSAPSAVITPEDCPVIERSLMRTAHSSLEVEFMAEIDRAHRQGDTVGGVAEIVAWNVPPALGSYTTWKDRLDGQLAQSLMSIPAVKGVEIGDGFAQSRVYGSQAHDEIIYGNGKYTRVTNRAGGIEGGMSNGEPVVARIAVKPIPTVPHALRTVDIDTKELTTANHQRSDTTAIVPAAVIGESMMALTLAAALLERSSGDTLDDIQRHMVDLGKMGS, encoded by the coding sequence ATGATGCGATGGAGTACAGCAGGCGAGTCACATGGGCGGCAACTAGTGGCGTTAGTTGAAGGGCTGCCGGCAGGAATCGTTGTATCAACTGCCGGCTTGCGAGCAGAATTAGCACGACGCCGAACTGGTTACGGCCGGGGTGCTCGTCAAAAGTTTGAGCAAGACCAATGCCGATTTATTGCTGGTGTACGGCATGGAAAAACTCTTGGCAGTCCGATTGCTATTGAAATTCTTAATAGTGAATGGCCACGGTGGGAAGTGGTCATGGATCCGGATCAAGTAGATCCTATGCTCCTTCGTCAGGCAGATGGTCAGGGCGATAGTCGTGAACTCGCTCGTCATAAGAGACTTACTAAACCGCGTCCAGGGCATGCAGATTTAACTGGCATACTCAAATTTGGTTTTGATGATACGCGTAATGTTTTGGAGCGGGCCTCAGCACGCGAAACAGTTGCTCGGGTAGCGGCAGGATATGTTGCCAAGGCCTTTTTGGAACAAGTAGCGGGGATTAAAATTATTGGGCATGTCGTTGGCGTGGGGGAGCGGAGTGCCCCGTCAGCCGTTATTACGCCTGAGGATTGTCCTGTGATTGAAAGGTCTTTGATGCGAACTGCTCATAGCAGCTTAGAAGTAGAATTCATGGCCGAAATTGATCGAGCTCACCGTCAAGGGGATACAGTTGGCGGGGTAGCTGAAATAGTGGCATGGAATGTGCCCCCGGCCTTAGGATCCTATACGACGTGGAAAGATCGACTAGATGGACAGTTAGCTCAGTCCCTTATGTCGATTCCTGCTGTTAAAGGTGTGGAAATCGGTGATGGTTTCGCACAATCTCGTGTCTACGGTTCACAGGCGCATGATGAGATTATTTACGGTAACGGTAAATATACACGGGTAACGAATCGTGCTGGCGGCATTGAAGGCGGGATGAGTAATGGTGAGCCTGTGGTAGCGCGTATCGCAGTTAAACCTATTCCGACTGTGCCGCATGCCTTGCGTACAGTTGATATTGACACGAAGGAACTAACCACCGCTAACCATCAACGCTCAGATACGACAGCTATTGTTCCAGCGGCTGTTATTGGTGAGTCAATGATGGCATTGACATTAGCTGCTGCCTTACTGGAGCGATCTTCGGGGGACACGCTTGATGATATTCAGCGGCATATGGTTGATCTTGGAAAGATGGGATCATGA
- the mltG gene encoding endolytic transglycosylase MltG yields the protein MSEVFTRLESQRRQSARARRALRRKKRIRSALVLFVTCVLVVAAGVVAVPHVKSVLSSSSVTDYAGPGSGEVIVQIPEGATGSTMAEILAQKDVVASSRAFIDAFNSDPRSASIQPGSYRLKSKMSGQGAVSALLDPASRAELKITIPEGFAKKQIVERIANVMNTPIEDVQRIADDPAAIGLPAEANGNSEGWFAPATYTVATNATAKDILSDMVQNRIRDLEDLKLPRESWQRTLIVASIVEREVNWPEYYGQVARVIENRLVDTTQVNGKLQMDSTTMYGVGKFGGIPTEDELQNDNPYNTYLHAGLPPYPISNPSRDVIEASINPPAGDWLFFVTTNLDTGETLFANNIDDHSKNVEVLRKWYSEHQKN from the coding sequence GTGTCTGAAGTATTCACACGTCTGGAATCGCAGCGCAGGCAGTCTGCCAGAGCTCGTCGCGCGCTTCGTCGTAAAAAGCGGATTCGATCCGCTTTAGTGCTCTTCGTAACCTGTGTACTAGTTGTTGCTGCGGGCGTCGTTGCTGTGCCGCATGTGAAGAGTGTACTGAGCTCTTCGTCGGTCACTGACTATGCTGGCCCTGGCTCTGGGGAAGTCATTGTCCAGATTCCAGAAGGTGCAACAGGTTCGACGATGGCTGAAATTCTCGCTCAGAAAGATGTTGTCGCTTCCTCACGAGCATTTATTGACGCATTCAATTCCGATCCGCGCTCGGCTTCGATCCAACCTGGTTCCTATCGGTTAAAGTCTAAAATGTCTGGCCAAGGAGCGGTGTCAGCTCTTCTTGATCCAGCAAGCCGGGCGGAGCTAAAGATTACGATTCCAGAAGGATTTGCAAAAAAACAAATCGTAGAACGAATCGCTAACGTTATGAATACACCTATTGAGGATGTTCAACGAATTGCTGATGATCCAGCGGCTATCGGTTTGCCCGCTGAAGCTAATGGTAATTCTGAAGGTTGGTTCGCGCCCGCTACCTATACGGTTGCTACAAATGCGACTGCCAAAGATATTTTGTCGGACATGGTACAAAATCGTATTCGCGATCTGGAAGATCTGAAGTTACCACGAGAATCATGGCAACGTACGCTTATCGTTGCCTCTATTGTGGAACGTGAAGTGAATTGGCCAGAATACTACGGCCAAGTCGCGCGGGTGATTGAGAACCGGCTGGTCGATACTACGCAGGTCAATGGCAAACTTCAGATGGACTCAACCACCATGTATGGTGTGGGTAAGTTTGGTGGTATTCCAACAGAGGATGAACTCCAAAATGACAATCCATACAACACGTATTTGCATGCCGGTTTACCGCCTTACCCGATTTCCAATCCGAGCCGTGATGTGATCGAAGCGAGTATCAATCCTCCTGCTGGAGATTGGCTATTCTTCGTTACGACAAACCTAGATACCGGCGAGACGCTCTTCGCAAACAATATCGATGATCATTCTAAGAATGTCGAAGTTTTGCGTAAGTGGTATTCCGAACATCAAAAGAACTAA
- the ruvX gene encoding Holliday junction resolvase RuvX: MRTGARIAVDVGEVRVGVARSDSAGILATPVGTFQRHKDDFSAVISLVHELDALEVIVGLPLNMDGSEGKSAKNARRWARRVARRIYPVSVRLVDERLSTVSAHSLLHQAGRKEITHRSVIDQVAAVIILESALAQERSTLAPPGELVEIQEN; the protein is encoded by the coding sequence ATGCGTACAGGTGCTCGAATAGCTGTTGATGTAGGCGAGGTTCGGGTCGGTGTTGCTCGCAGCGACTCGGCCGGAATCCTCGCCACGCCTGTGGGTACTTTCCAGCGACACAAAGATGATTTTTCTGCAGTTATTTCTCTTGTGCATGAGCTTGATGCGCTTGAAGTAATTGTTGGGTTACCATTAAATATGGATGGTAGTGAAGGAAAGTCCGCAAAAAATGCTCGACGTTGGGCACGTCGAGTTGCCCGACGTATCTATCCAGTTTCGGTAAGATTAGTTGACGAACGGTTGAGTACGGTGAGTGCTCACAGCCTCCTTCACCAAGCTGGTCGCAAAGAAATCACTCATCGAAGTGTTATTGATCAGGTTGCAGCAGTTATCATTTTAGAAAGCGCATTAGCGCAAGAGCGTTCGACACTGGCTCCTCCTGGGGAGCTTGTAGAGATTCAGGAGAATTGA
- the mihF gene encoding integration host factor, actinobacterial type, which produces MVIPHLTNEQRRAALAKAGLARQRRAEIKQAIKEGSCQLIDVFSAAGEDEAIARMKILDLLLAFPKIGEVKAQSIMEEIGIAASRRIGGLGYRQRASLIELLG; this is translated from the coding sequence ATGGTGATCCCACATTTGACTAACGAACAGCGCCGAGCTGCTCTAGCAAAGGCCGGACTGGCACGTCAGCGTCGCGCGGAAATCAAACAAGCTATTAAAGAAGGCAGTTGCCAATTGATAGATGTTTTTAGTGCAGCAGGTGAAGATGAAGCCATCGCTAGGATGAAGATACTAGATCTTCTTCTCGCTTTTCCAAAAATAGGAGAAGTTAAAGCACAATCTATTATGGAAGAGATCGGGATCGCTGCCTCGCGCCGTATTGGTGGATTAGGCTACCGCCAGCGCGCATCTCTTATAGAGTTGCTTGGGTAA
- the rpoZ gene encoding DNA-directed RNA polymerase subunit omega, whose amino-acid sequence MSGTTANPEGITSPAIDNLLEKVDSKYTLAVFGAARARQINSYRQELKSGDGNITSIGPLVSSSPEDKPLSVALQEVADDKLKFTRE is encoded by the coding sequence ATGTCTGGAACAACCGCTAATCCGGAGGGCATTACGTCTCCGGCAATCGACAACCTGCTAGAAAAGGTCGATTCTAAGTACACACTAGCTGTTTTTGGTGCCGCTCGTGCGCGTCAAATCAATTCCTATCGCCAAGAACTCAAGTCTGGTGATGGTAATATCACCAGCATTGGTCCACTTGTGTCGTCAAGCCCTGAAGATAAGCCACTTTCAGTTGCTCTTCAAGAAGTTGCTGACGATAAGCTGAAGTTTACCCGCGAGTAA
- the aroB gene encoding 3-dehydroquinate synthase, whose protein sequence is MTLSAVIVGMPGAGKTTVGRIVAHRLRLPFADSDRLITQKTGMAVADIFAQFGQHHFRDVEHDVIREACEHRDGILSVGGGALLDPRTRKLLAQERVIFIDVDDDVLIARLRRSRTVRPVLGDDIAGSVARLRSERSAFYYEVASEIVMSDDRGLNVVVGQVLDRLSRPQTIVKVDGDDPYQVVVGSDLVPQIVRALRPASKVFLIHSPNLTSFVGRIDEHLSHAGLRSLAFELPDGEAAKSRTVVDQLWDIAGQAHLGRDCVVLAVGGGATTDVAGFFASTWMRGVRLVCVPTTLLAMVDAAVGGKTAINTGQGKNLVGTFWPPSQVFCDTDVLSSLSEVERISGLAEVAKCGFIADHQIITMLESANYSLQDLIARSIRVKAEVVSQDLRETGLREVLNYGHTLGHAIERVENYSWKHGYAVAVGCVFAAALAVHAGFAPIELIDQQRQILKKIGLPTTYAIGKRDQVEEAMRVDKKVRDGQLRFVVVDQDRAMHIVQDPDIQALDFAWEQIQ, encoded by the coding sequence ATGACTCTTAGTGCGGTTATTGTTGGCATGCCAGGTGCCGGTAAAACAACCGTTGGGCGGATTGTTGCGCATCGATTACGATTACCATTTGCTGATTCCGATCGGCTCATTACGCAGAAAACTGGGATGGCTGTTGCTGATATTTTTGCGCAGTTTGGCCAGCATCATTTCCGCGACGTTGAGCACGATGTTATTCGGGAAGCTTGTGAGCATCGGGATGGCATTTTGTCCGTTGGAGGCGGAGCGTTATTAGATCCACGCACACGGAAATTATTGGCACAAGAGCGGGTTATTTTTATCGACGTCGACGACGATGTTCTTATTGCTCGGTTGCGTAGATCGCGTACTGTTCGTCCAGTTTTAGGCGACGATATTGCTGGTTCGGTAGCGCGATTACGTTCCGAACGTAGCGCTTTTTACTATGAAGTTGCCTCTGAAATTGTTATGTCTGATGACCGGGGGCTCAATGTGGTTGTGGGACAAGTACTAGATAGACTGAGCAGGCCACAGACGATAGTTAAAGTTGATGGAGATGATCCTTATCAGGTTGTTGTTGGTAGTGATTTGGTGCCACAAATTGTGCGTGCTTTACGCCCAGCAAGCAAAGTCTTTTTGATTCATAGTCCAAACTTAACGAGTTTTGTTGGCCGGATTGATGAGCACTTATCTCATGCTGGCCTGCGTTCACTTGCTTTTGAGCTTCCTGATGGGGAGGCTGCTAAGTCTCGTACTGTCGTGGATCAGTTGTGGGATATTGCGGGTCAGGCACATCTTGGCCGGGATTGTGTCGTTCTTGCAGTTGGTGGGGGAGCAACGACCGATGTAGCTGGGTTTTTTGCTTCAACATGGATGCGCGGTGTGCGTCTGGTTTGTGTTCCAACGACTTTATTAGCGATGGTTGATGCTGCAGTGGGTGGAAAAACTGCTATCAATACTGGGCAGGGGAAAAACCTTGTAGGAACTTTTTGGCCGCCTTCTCAGGTTTTTTGTGATACCGATGTGCTTTCGTCATTATCTGAAGTTGAACGAATCAGTGGACTTGCTGAAGTTGCCAAATGTGGTTTTATCGCTGATCACCAGATCATTACTATGCTTGAATCCGCCAACTATTCGTTGCAAGATCTTATAGCGCGCTCGATTCGGGTCAAGGCTGAGGTGGTTAGCCAAGATTTGCGCGAAACGGGACTGCGTGAGGTTCTTAATTATGGGCATACGCTGGGGCATGCTATTGAACGGGTCGAAAATTATTCATGGAAACATGGATATGCAGTTGCAGTAGGCTGTGTTTTCGCTGCCGCATTGGCTGTTCATGCAGGTTTTGCGCCAATTGAGTTGATTGACCAGCAGCGTCAAATATTGAAAAAAATAGGTTTGCCGACGACGTATGCGATCGGTAAGCGAGACCAGGTTGAAGAAGCGATGCGTGTCGATAAAAAAGTACGCGATGGACAGCTACGGTTCGTTGTCGTTGATCAGGATCGTGCCATGCATATTGTCCAAGATCCAGACATTCAGGCGTTAGATTTTGCTTGGGAGCAGATTCAATAA
- the metK gene encoding methionine adenosyltransferase gives MTLQPFTSESVTEGHPDKVCDKIADSILDALLAQDRNSRVAVETMVTTGLVHVAGEVTTDGYVEISDIVRSVVKDIGYTSSNIGFDGASCGVSVSIDQQSADIASSVDTSLEARLGEEIDVLDHQGAGDQGLMFGYASNETPELMPLPVFLSHRLAERLTEVRKENIVPGLRPDGKTQVTVNYDGGIPVSVETVVVSTQHEPGINMSDLATSIIDHVIRPILNQYATSVSILDAVFLVNPSGRFEIGGPMGDAGVTGRKIIVDTYGGMARHGGGAFSGKDPSKVDRSASYAARWVAKNVVAAQLADRCEVQVAYAIGKARPVSVRVDTFGTNKVDEAVISSAVKEVFDLRPAAIIRDLDLLRPIYSLTSNYGHFGRELAEFTWEKTDRVAQLRIAAGL, from the coding sequence ATGACGCTTCAGCCATTTACATCAGAATCGGTGACCGAAGGCCATCCAGACAAGGTCTGTGATAAAATCGCTGACTCCATTTTAGATGCGTTACTCGCTCAAGATCGAAACTCCCGTGTAGCTGTAGAAACGATGGTAACTACCGGATTAGTGCATGTCGCTGGTGAAGTAACGACTGATGGTTATGTGGAAATTTCTGATATTGTGCGTTCGGTTGTTAAAGATATTGGCTACACGTCCTCGAATATTGGCTTTGATGGAGCATCATGCGGAGTCTCGGTCTCAATTGATCAACAATCTGCGGATATTGCCTCCTCAGTTGACACTTCTTTAGAAGCTCGACTTGGCGAAGAAATAGATGTTCTCGACCACCAAGGAGCTGGAGATCAAGGATTAATGTTCGGTTATGCCTCTAATGAGACACCTGAACTGATGCCGCTACCAGTATTTTTATCGCACCGCTTAGCTGAGCGATTAACCGAAGTTAGGAAAGAGAATATTGTTCCTGGTTTGCGTCCAGACGGTAAAACTCAAGTAACTGTTAATTATGACGGGGGCATTCCAGTTAGCGTGGAAACTGTTGTGGTTTCGACTCAGCATGAACCGGGTATTAACATGTCTGATTTAGCTACTTCTATTATTGATCATGTTATCCGCCCAATCTTAAACCAGTATGCTACCTCAGTATCTATTTTGGATGCTGTTTTCCTCGTTAATCCTTCTGGCCGCTTCGAAATAGGTGGTCCAATGGGAGATGCTGGAGTTACTGGACGGAAAATTATTGTCGATACATACGGTGGTATGGCACGTCATGGCGGTGGTGCTTTCTCTGGTAAGGATCCATCGAAAGTTGATCGTTCGGCATCTTACGCCGCTCGGTGGGTGGCTAAGAATGTCGTTGCTGCCCAACTAGCTGACAGGTGTGAGGTGCAAGTTGCCTATGCGATTGGTAAAGCGCGGCCGGTATCTGTCCGAGTCGATACGTTTGGCACAAACAAAGTTGATGAGGCAGTCATTAGCTCAGCGGTGAAAGAAGTCTTTGATCTGCGCCCAGCGGCTATTATCCGTGACCTAGATTTATTGCGTCCGATTTATTCGCTAACCTCGAACTATGGACATTTTGGCCGTGAATTAGCGGAATTTACCTGGGAGAAGACAGATCGAGTTGCGCAACTTCGCATCGCAGCGGGTCTCTAG